The Vicugna pacos chromosome 2, VicPac4, whole genome shotgun sequence sequence GCCGGAGTGAGCCTCCCGCCTTTAGGTCTGTGAGAGCTGCTCAGACACCAGATTACCTGCacgaaaggaaataaaaaccagTGTCATTATGATTGTACTTTATGGCATATTCTTACTTTTAAATTTCCAAAGTAATCAATCCACTGTCAGTTAAGCAAGTgtaagaaacatgaagaaaactagAATCACGTCTCTTGACAGGCAGAGAGGTCAGTACTCCAGGGTATTTCCTTCTAGCCTCTCTCGCTCAAAATCACTTTTTATAAATTTCCAGTAAGCAGTTTGACAGTGCCTTATTGCAAAGACTGTCTTCACCATAATCCTTGAGTTTTTGTACCACTTTGTTCAATGTCTGAATGGTCATTAACTCTAAAACACACCTTGATCCTTgctttcctcaactgtaaaacagagttagCTGCTCTATTAGGAAAATCAATGGCAAACAATATTAAGTTTTAAGAGTGATTAGTAGCTATTTTAACAGCTGTGTTAATAACCACTGAATTTGTCTTAGGACTCATTGCAGGTATGTTTATATTGTCTCTCATTTGTTCAGCAAATGCTCAGGGTGCATATATTATGTACCACTTGCATGCCACGTTGTCTGCTCAGTTTCCTACCCCATACACACCCTCAACCACGTCAGTAGTTAAGTGTTAGAGCAAAACCCACCACCTTCACCCACACCTGGAGTTATTGTCCTTCATTTCCATTTGGCCCCACCACCACCTTATCTGATCTTTGCCAGACTCCTGACTGGTTTACAGGCATCTGCTGTACTCAGTGATTACTTAAAGGTGAATCTGGGGgtgaggatatagctcaatggtagagcatgtgctgagcatgcaccaggtcctgggttcaatccccactacctccattaaaattttttttaataaagcaatAGATTATCAAGGTGAATCTGTTTGTCCCCATGCCCCACCACAGCTTTAAAACCTTTCAGTGGATCCTCACTGGTGATACATGAAGACCAGTCCTCCAGAACAAGGCCCTAAAGTCCTCCCGACCTGGGGTCTACCAGCTGTGCCTGCCATCATGCCCATCCCTGTCTTCCAGGGTTTTCTACCACTGGGCCTTTGCAAATGTTGGCTTAGTCTGGGGaagttctttctccctcccctcttcatcTAATTCAACTCATTTGAACTTCAGCTCAGCTGAGATGTCAGTTTTTAGGCAAGACTTTCCTGACCTCccaagtcagattttttttcccctaccagGCAGTTACTAAGTAGCTCTTCCATACCACATGGCAGAACTCTTATGCAAGAATTACATTCCCACTACATGGAATTTTATCCTGGCAGAGGCCAAATCCATGTTTCTCTGCGGTAAGTGCAAGGCTGACTCAATTGTGGTTTTCACACTCAATTCCATAAGCAACTCCTGGATGCTTATTAAATGCTTCACCTCATCCAGATAGTGATTCAGTAGGGATAGGGGCCTAAGATCTGCATTTTTATAGACATCTTTCTAGGTCCATATGGTTACACAGGCCCGTCCCCTTGCTATAAGGGTTCTGAAGACTTTTAACtcattttagtttcttttattctgtgtATTTGTCTACATACAAGCATCCAAGATGTTAACAGACTTACTACATATGGCCTAAGGGAATAAGAGTCAACTTAAGTGGGATGGTTAGAAAATTGGAAGGCAGAATAATTAGCACCTGGTTCCAATTATGTGGTTTCTGTAACCAGGAAACCAACAGCCCTCAACTCTTGATTTCATTAGAATCCTTCGTGtcactcccccagccccacacacCAGGAGCGCTCTGGTGCAGGGCTGCAGTGTTTTCCTGGTAATCCAGTAGGAAGCTATAAGGTGCAGTAGGATGAGAATCCCCCTGTTAGATGGCGCCAGATACCATTTCCACCTACAGAGCTGCAAGTCCATAACAAGTAAGACTAAAGCTGTCTCTAACTTAAAATACATTtaggagaatttttttaagttaacttCAAATGGACTTCAGCTGGCCATTTGTCAGTTAACATCTTCAAGCTGCCTTTAGCCACCCTGTTCCAACTGGCACCTGCTCCACATCTGTGACATTGTGATTAGCAAGTTACCAGCTCTCACAGCTTTTCTCCCACAGTAGTTTGTTGCCACTAAACTGAGGTCACCTGTAAGCACCGATGCTCCCAGACACTCCAGGTTCTGACTCTGGGTTACCCTCTCCCCGCAAGGCCTGGCTCCACCGCCTCCTCCCCCAGAAGAATGCTTATTTGAATTAATGGCTTTTTAGTCAATTTCTTATAAGTATCAGCACTACAGACCCTAAGCAGTAAACCTCACATCTGTGAACCCCTCAAACTCTCAAGTGACCAACCTAGTTCAGAGCCTGGCCGCTTCCATCTGCAATGGACAATATTAAAGCAACAGGCCCAGACTGTTAACACAAGCTTTCCTAAATTTTAAGGATATTACACAATGTATCAATTACTTTGCAATGCTTTTATTTGACAGCTTTGTCAAATACAGCCTTTCATGAAGTAATTTGAGgcgggagaggcaggaaggagaaggggcATGGAAAAAAGCTCACTTGTCTGCTCCACGAGCACACGTTCAGCAGGACcagggttttggttttttcacattcatttaaattatgtatttgaAACTGAAAGTGCTGTCGCAGGATAGGCGTTTGCCTTTGCATCTCCCACACAGGTCTTGACGATGGGGCCTTTTGGGGTCCACGTGGCGCAGTTTTACCGGGCAGGAGCATCTAGTCTGTTTAcaattctggaggaaaaaaaaaaaaacaaagtgagaAGTACATACAGAAGATAAACCCTTGGCAATGTCCTGGCACTTACACGTTCACTTTCTAGTGCATTCAAATACTAACTGAATGCACTCCAAGCAAGGTCCTGTGCTCATCCTGTTCTGTCCACATCTCTCCCCAGCAACGACAGGGTCAGAAGGAACAGAGCATTTAACCACGCAGTTCTGCTCCCACGTTGCCTAGGCTTCAATTCTGAACTGTGAAGTTTCTTTCGAAGCAGTTTAAGAGGAAATCTTTTCCTACACTCGAAGGGTGGAGAACGAGcaagcaggagagagaggagttTGACACTAAAGTGCGAGGCTAGAACTACCAGAACTGACATCAGTGGCTGATCTTGGGCCTCCACCTGCTGCAAAGGACCTCAAAGCTGAGGCACAAGGCAGAGCAGCACCTGCTGGGCCAAGAGCAGAGTGCTCAGGGCATCTCACTTTGAACTTACCCCAGGTCTAGCTTAGTCTAAGTTTGCCATACTTGGTTTCTCTCCACCCAACTCCCTGCAGTGGTCACGCAGCCAGCGTCCACCTTAAGTGCATCAATTAGGCTGTCTCATCTGGCAGGTCAGGCTCCACTAGCTGTGCGGCCAGTTCAATCCTTTCTTCCCCCTTCAATTCTCTAAGCCCTTTATCACAAATGCAGTGCTTAGTTAACAGTAACAAGCAACATGTTGCCAGTTAACCCCATCAAGTTGGGCAACTTAAGTTTACTTTAAAGCAAAGCCCTTTCTGAACTCTCAGGCAGaaatggaaactttaaaaaaccTGTGATTTTACTAAATACTCTAACTCGAGTGTGTGCTTCACAAAATGCATTTGGGTAAAATGTCAACCTTTGCCATCAAATGTTAGCAGAAAGgtattctgtttttcagtttGCTTTCTCCTACACTAGACTGAGTTGCAGGTAAAGCGAATGTTTTTCCATATTGCAAGTGAGGTAACAGTCCCTAGAGATGTTAACATGTCCAAGGTCTGCAAGGGCAGGAGGACGCTAACACCAAAGCCCTATTTCCCAGTTGAGCATTATTTCTACAGCTTCTACCAGAAAGCAGTCAAACCCTCAGGTCACGGGGAACCTAGGCTCTTTTAGGAAATACATTGTAAGAAACTACCCTACCCCCCCAAACCTTCCGACCACTATCCAGTTCAGACACAAAATGCAAAAACACTTGATTTACTTGACACACGATATCCTCCACTCGGTAAGGGTTATAAGACTTCTGACATGTTCTGCAGAACTGCTTGTAGTAAACCTGTGACGGGAGAGACGAAGAACTTCAAGCCAAAGCCCCGGAACCTTTCCGTCCCGACGACACCAGTTGTGTGGTGTTTCTTACCTTGTTAGTGCCCTGCACACACCACACGTAGGCACTTTCCCATCGGATGTTGCAGTCCTTGCAGTGATAGTAGCCATATTTCTGCTCTAAGAACTGAGCAAAAGGATAGCAGTTTCACCAACATGACGTCTGAGTTACCCTTCACTTCAGAAGCCTGGGGAGACCTCTTTGATAGTTAAAACTGGCAGCTCCACTCCAGATCAGAGGAAAGCAGAATCAAGTTCAAGTCAGCCTCCCCGATGTAATAATTAGGGAAGCTAATGGCTTAATCAAGCAGAAGAGCATGGGCCCACGAAAGTCTATGAGCCAGATTAACTTGGTTCACAAAGCACATCAATAGTTTACTAAGTGGGTGTTTTCGCTCAGACAGGCGGAGGAAAGCCAAACATCCAGGGCTCCTGAACCTTGGATTCTTTAGGGAGGGCTTGCCTCTGTAGGACATACACGAATGCAGTGGTTAAACAGACGAAAGAGAATAAAACTCAGCATCCTAAAATAATCTTGGGTGAGCACCTTGAAGAAAGTTCTCTACACTGCTAATTAAGTTTCCACCAAACAGTGGTGTTAGGAAACTAAGCCAATAATTCATACTTACTGTGAACAAAAGTAGCATCGCCTTATCCTTAAGTTTTTCTTCCCTCTCAGTAAGAAGTTATAATCAAGTCTTGGTGCGGGGGCAGGGGTTAGGCCTTTAGAATTGTTAGGAACTTTGGAGAAGACAGTGCAGTTTCACAGGTGAGCAAAGTTAAGACTTAAGATCGCACATGGTTTGCAGCAGGCACAGCTAGTGTATAAACTTCTTGACTCACTCTTcctttgcttcccccacccccactaaaCAGCCCTGGGGTCCCTGGAAGAGACCCGGAAGGACTCCTCCAGACCTCTTGCTACCTCTCATGCCTTTCCACTTCCCTCGGTTACAACCCCCTCTGTGTGCTCCAGCCCTTTAGGGTTCAGGCAAGTGCCAGGGGCTCTCCAAGCCTGCCGCTCTTGGGAAGCAGCGCAAGGTAGCGCAAATGTTTCAGCCATACTCAGATTTCTGAACAGGGGTGCTTCTTAAAGAGCAAGGAAGGATTCTGACCAGGACCCCAGCAGGAGGCTGTTTCAGCTTTTAACACATTGAATTTGAAAATGTGAATGTAATCCTTGGGACTCGACTCTCCTTGCCAGTAAATTCACCTTCTAATCTTCTGAGCCGCATCCTAGATCATCCACATGCCGGATCCACACAAGACTACTCGCCAGCGGCCAGGGCTTTGTAGAGTAAATACACTCCACTCACAGTAAGAACGTCAAAAGGGCGTCTCCTTGGCCACCCACGCGGGGCCGGTGCCTTACCATCGCAGCAACAATCAAGCTACACTCGATTTAATTCCGACGGAGAAAGATACCGGCAGGTGCGGAAAGGCACATAGACGGGTGCCTGCCTAAGGGGGCGCGGCGCCTCCGCCAGTCGCGAGCAGCCGCAGGGCGAGAGGGAGACGGGAGCCTGGAGAACGCACAGCCCCAGGGCTCCCCAGGCCCGTCCCCCGGCCGACTCGGAACTCACCTGGAAACGCAGGCGCTCCTTGCCCGGCTGGGGGCTCTGCGACGACGATCTCTCGTCTGCGGCGTCCGGGGCCCTGGGCACCGGCGGGGGCTGCTCCTGGCTCACCGACACTGCGGCCTGggcctcgtcctcctcctcgGACCGCGGCCCTTGGGGCTTCTTCCTCGCtgacccctctccctcctccgaGCCTCGGGGCCTGGCAGGTGGCGGCCCTCGCTCTGCCTCCGGCTCCCCAGGCCTCTGCTCACCCGCCGCGGCCTCGGCCCCTTCCAGGAGGGTGGCGAGGCGGCGGGAGGCCACGGGCGAGTACACGGCGATGGTGCGCGGGAAGCGCACGGGCCGCGGGGCGCCGCTCAGCGGGCTGCCCTGCTCCGGGCCCCGGAGGGCCGGCTGCGGGGAGGGCTGGCCGCTGCCGCCCGCGCCCGCAGCGCCctcggggccggggccgggctcGCGGGCCCTGCGCAGCAGCGTGCGCCGCCCCAGCGAGCACTGCACCGAGACGTCGCGGCGCTGGGTCACCTGCACCGCCGCGTCCTGAACGCCAGCCCGGCCGGGCCGTGGGGCGAGACCCGGGCTCACTTGCGACAGGAGGGCCATGAGCTGCGCCGGCTGGTAGCTGTGGAAGTACTCGGCGGCCGCCAGCTGCCCGTAGCCCGGGAAAGACGACGAAGACGCGCCGTCAGAGGAGGAGGAAACCGGAGGGTCGCCCCGGTCCCGGTGCCGCCAGCCTCCGCCGCCCACCGCGCCCTTGCCCTTGGCGGCGGCCGGGTAGGGGCACGGGTACGAGTAAAGGGCACACGCCGGGTACACGTAACCGTCCAGCACCTCGTCCCCCAGAGCAGCCATCGGCGCACCCCTGCCGCTCCCGTCCGCCGCCCCTGCGCCCTAAATAGGCGGCCTTCCGGGGGCAGCCGGGCGCGGGCTCCACCCCCGCTAGCCTCGCAGCGCGGACCCCGCACCCTTCCCG is a genomic window containing:
- the ZAR1 gene encoding zygote arrest protein 1; protein product: MAALGDEVLDGYVYPACALYSYPCPYPAAAKGKGAVGGGGWRHRDRGDPPVSSSSDGASSSSFPGYGQLAAAEYFHSYQPAQLMALLSQVSPGLAPRPGRAGVQDAAVQVTQRRDVSVQCSLGRRTLLRRAREPGPGPEGAAGAGGSGQPSPQPALRGPEQGSPLSGAPRPVRFPRTIAVYSPVASRRLATLLEGAEAAAGEQRPGEPEAERGPPPARPRGSEEGEGSARKKPQGPRSEEEDEAQAAVSVSQEQPPPVPRAPDAADERSSSQSPQPGKERLRFQFLEQKYGYYHCKDCNIRWESAYVWCVQGTNKVYYKQFCRTCQKSYNPYRVEDIVCQNCKQTRCSCPVKLRHVDPKRPHRQDLCGRCKGKRLSCDSTFSFKYII